The Methanobacterium lacus genome includes a region encoding these proteins:
- a CDS encoding adenosine-specific kinase gives MEMKLKMVKVEAPEDCNIILGQSHFIKTVEDLYEAIFNTVPNAKFGIAFSEASGDCLVRTEGNNEELEEFVADTMLEIGCGHSFLIILENAFPINVIHRIKSVPEVVNIYCATANPVEILIVETEQGRGIVGVVDGFKPKGIENEDDKDFRRKFLREIGYKF, from the coding sequence ATGGAAATGAAACTAAAAATGGTAAAAGTTGAGGCCCCCGAAGATTGCAACATCATATTAGGACAAAGTCATTTTATAAAAACAGTTGAAGATTTGTACGAAGCAATATTCAATACAGTACCCAATGCAAAATTTGGAATTGCATTTTCAGAAGCATCAGGAGACTGCCTAGTTAGAACAGAAGGGAACAATGAAGAATTAGAAGAATTTGTAGCAGATACAATGTTAGAAATTGGATGTGGACATTCATTTTTGATAATTTTAGAAAACGCTTTTCCCATAAATGTTATACATCGAATTAAAAGTGTTCCAGAAGTAGTTAACATATACTGTGCTACAGCCAACCCAGTTGAAATCTTAATAGTAGAAACAGAACAGGGAAGAGGAATTGTAGGTGTTGTAGATGGATTTAAGCCTAAGGGAATAGAGAACGAAGACGATAAAGATTTCAGAAGAAAATTTTTAAGGGAGATCGGATATAAATTTTAA
- a CDS encoding thiamine pyrophosphate-dependent enzyme yields the protein MDSTQFDVEGADVAWCPGCGNFSILKALKETLAELEIAPEEVVMVSGIGQAGKLPHYIKSNVFNGLHGRSLPISAAIRAVNPEILVVNVSGDGCTYGEGGNHFIHNIRRNPNIVNIVHNNMVYGLTKGQASPTSQLDFNTPLQVDGVFEEPFNPLATAISLNASFVARAFSGDINQTKAILKKAIDHNGYSLVDIFQPCVTFNKLNTFQWFKNNTYYLDESHDPTDRELAFKRAIETEKYPLGIFYINEKKKTFEESLQVYKTDKSPMFTRKQDMDKLKNLMESKK from the coding sequence ATGGATTCTACACAGTTCGATGTCGAAGGTGCAGATGTTGCATGGTGTCCAGGATGTGGAAATTTTTCAATATTAAAAGCACTCAAGGAAACACTGGCAGAACTAGAAATAGCTCCTGAAGAAGTTGTTATGGTGTCGGGAATAGGACAAGCTGGAAAGCTGCCTCATTACATCAAATCAAATGTTTTCAATGGTTTACATGGGAGATCTTTACCGATTTCAGCCGCAATTAGGGCGGTAAATCCTGAAATTTTAGTAGTCAATGTCAGTGGCGATGGATGTACCTATGGTGAGGGTGGTAACCATTTCATACACAACATAAGAAGAAACCCAAACATCGTGAACATAGTCCATAACAACATGGTATATGGCTTAACCAAGGGACAGGCATCTCCAACAAGCCAGCTAGACTTCAACACACCTCTACAGGTTGATGGGGTGTTTGAAGAACCATTTAATCCTTTGGCCACAGCTATTTCATTGAATGCTTCTTTTGTTGCCAGAGCATTCAGTGGTGATATCAATCAAACTAAGGCAATACTTAAAAAAGCCATAGATCACAATGGATACTCTTTGGTAGATATATTCCAACCTTGTGTAACATTCAACAAGCTCAACACTTTTCAATGGTTTAAAAACAACACATACTACCTTGACGAATCCCATGATCCCACCGACAGGGAACTGGCCTTTAAAAGAGCCATAGAAACAGAAAAATATCCATTGGGAATCTTCTATATCAACGAGAAAAAGAAAACCTTTGAAGAAAGCTTACAGGTTTACAAGACAGATAAATCACCCATGTTTACCAGAAAACAAGATATGGACAAATTAAAAAATCTCATGGAATCTAAGAAATAA
- the afpA gene encoding archaeoflavoprotein AfpA: MIVKGKKHKVAWGITGSGEKILETVEIMEQMKKKYKNTFDIRVFISKAGDQVLKYYNLSNTLETLFDKTWTEINANSPFLAGKIQLGTFDFLLIAPATSNTVAKISLRIADTLLTNAAIMGQKTSTPIYIMPTDFREGETVTKLPNGKDLVLNITRDDAKHVENLSNMPNTTVFEHPSEIPSIFEKHSKFK; the protein is encoded by the coding sequence ATGATAGTCAAGGGTAAAAAACACAAGGTTGCTTGGGGAATCACAGGAAGTGGTGAAAAAATTCTCGAAACAGTAGAGATAATGGAGCAGATGAAAAAAAAATACAAAAATACCTTCGATATCCGAGTTTTCATATCTAAGGCTGGAGATCAGGTTTTAAAATACTACAATTTATCCAATACTCTTGAAACATTATTTGACAAAACATGGACTGAAATAAATGCAAACTCTCCATTTTTAGCAGGTAAAATCCAACTTGGAACGTTTGATTTTTTGTTGATAGCTCCTGCGACTTCTAACACAGTAGCAAAGATATCTTTAAGAATAGCGGACACTTTACTGACGAACGCTGCAATCATGGGACAAAAAACTTCAACACCAATTTATATAATGCCAACGGATTTTAGAGAAGGCGAAACAGTAACAAAACTGCCAAATGGTAAAGATTTGGTGCTTAACATAACTCGGGATGATGCTAAGCATGTGGAGAATTTGTCTAACATGCCTAACACCACTGTTTTTGAACATCCAAGCGAAATTCCATCGATATTTGAGAAACACTCCAAGTTTAAATAG
- a CDS encoding OB-fold nucleic acid binding domain-containing protein gives MNDETIYKVALTTSILGIVGIIIISGQLYPQEYHITDINRGMLDKQVSIHGVVEEIKKSKTSDTYFLELADETGKIDVVVFHQTVEDYEKYNLKISELIKRRIRIMGTVTEHDGHLEIILTDSKSVKLIA, from the coding sequence ATGAATGATGAGACCATTTACAAAGTTGCTTTAACAACATCAATTTTGGGTATTGTGGGTATTATCATAATTTCTGGCCAGTTATATCCTCAGGAATACCATATAACTGATATTAACAGGGGCATGCTTGATAAACAAGTATCCATTCATGGTGTGGTTGAAGAGATTAAAAAGTCTAAAACTAGTGATACCTACTTTTTGGAGCTTGCAGATGAAACTGGAAAGATAGATGTGGTTGTGTTTCACCAAACTGTTGAAGACTATGAGAAGTACAACTTGAAAATCAGTGAACTCATTAAAAGAAGAATCAGAATAATGGGTACAGTAACAGAACACGATGGTCATCTAGAGATAATATTGACTGATTCCAAGTCTGTTAAACTGATAGCTTAA
- a CDS encoding AMP-binding protein produces the protein MSSLLNEFVSKTDFESYSDFEENFRINIPEEFNFSYDVVDKYAEMDPEKIAIVWCNDNDEERTFTFKDLKIYSDKAANLFRENGIVKGDTIMLTLKSRYEFWFCLLGLNKIGAIPIPATHMLKSKDIVYRIESADIKMVVCIAEEGVPECVDEAEKRLKSNKIIKAVVGGNKEGWLDFKSELESQSSKFTRPTGDEATNLDDASVVYFSSGTTGLPKMIMHDFTYPLGHIITAKYWQNVIDDGLHYTVADTGWAKCLWGKIYGQWIAGSAVFVYDYDRFDAAEMLEKASKHGVTTFCAPPTIYRFLIKEDLSQYDFSTLKYAVTAGEPLNPEVYNKFYEFTGLRLMEGFGQTETVISIGNFTWTEPRPGSMGKPSPGYNIQLMDKKGKIVDVGEEGEIVIGTKDGKPPGLFSGYYKDKKNTKKAWHDDYYHTGDTAWKDEDGYLWFVGRNDDIIKSSGYRIGPFEVESAVISHPSVLECAITGVPDPVRGQVVKATIVLAKGYEPSEQLKKEIQNHVKAVTAPYKYPRVIEFVEELPKTISGKIRRIEIREKDEESK, from the coding sequence ATGTCATCGTTACTCAATGAATTCGTTTCAAAAACTGATTTTGAATCATACAGTGATTTTGAAGAAAACTTCAGGATAAACATACCTGAAGAATTTAACTTTTCTTACGATGTGGTTGACAAATATGCAGAGATGGATCCAGAAAAAATTGCCATTGTATGGTGCAACGACAACGATGAGGAAAGAACATTCACCTTTAAAGACCTGAAAATTTACAGTGACAAGGCTGCAAATCTGTTCAGGGAAAACGGAATTGTTAAAGGTGACACTATCATGCTCACATTAAAAAGCAGGTATGAATTTTGGTTCTGTCTTTTGGGACTTAACAAAATAGGAGCTATACCAATTCCAGCAACCCACATGCTGAAATCTAAGGATATTGTGTACAGGATAGAAAGTGCAGATATCAAGATGGTGGTATGTATAGCAGAAGAAGGAGTGCCAGAATGTGTTGATGAAGCTGAAAAACGTCTTAAATCAAACAAAATCATTAAAGCAGTTGTTGGGGGAAATAAAGAGGGATGGTTAGATTTCAAGTCAGAACTTGAATCTCAATCCTCTAAATTTACAAGACCAACTGGTGATGAAGCAACAAACCTCGATGATGCTTCAGTGGTTTACTTCTCATCAGGAACAACAGGACTTCCAAAAATGATCATGCATGATTTCACCTATCCACTTGGACACATAATAACTGCCAAGTACTGGCAAAATGTAATTGACGACGGTTTGCACTACACTGTTGCAGACACAGGTTGGGCTAAGTGTCTATGGGGAAAAATTTACGGACAGTGGATAGCAGGCAGTGCAGTATTTGTCTACGATTACGATCGTTTTGATGCTGCTGAAATGCTTGAAAAAGCATCAAAACACGGCGTCACCACCTTCTGTGCTCCTCCAACAATTTACAGATTCCTGATCAAGGAAGATCTATCCCAATATGATTTCTCCACGTTGAAGTACGCTGTCACAGCGGGAGAACCATTAAACCCTGAAGTTTACAACAAATTTTATGAATTCACAGGATTAAGATTAATGGAAGGTTTTGGACAGACAGAAACAGTGATCAGCATAGGAAATTTCACATGGACAGAACCAAGACCAGGATCAATGGGCAAACCATCACCAGGATACAACATTCAATTGATGGATAAGAAGGGCAAAATTGTCGATGTTGGAGAGGAAGGAGAAATTGTCATAGGAACCAAGGATGGAAAGCCTCCAGGGCTATTTTCAGGATATTATAAGGATAAGAAAAATACCAAAAAAGCATGGCACGATGATTACTACCACACTGGAGACACGGCATGGAAGGATGAAGATGGATACCTATGGTTCGTTGGAAGAAATGATGATATTATCAAGAGTTCAGGGTACAGAATAGGTCCATTTGAAGTGGAAAGTGCTGTTATTTCACACCCCTCTGTTTTGGAGTGTGCGATTACAGGAGTCCCAGATCCAGTTAGGGGCCAGGTTGTTAAAGCCACAATTGTTTTGGCCAAGGGCTACGAGCCATCTGAACAGCTTAAAAAGGAAATCCAAAACCATGTTAAGGCAGTTACAGCACCATACAAGTATCCTAGGGTGATTGAGTTCGTTGAAGAACTCCCAAAAACAATAAGCGGCAAAATAAGGCGTATTGAAATAAGAGAAAAGGATGAAGAAAGCAAGTAG
- a CDS encoding 2-oxoacid:acceptor oxidoreductase subunit alpha: MSQNSSLDDVSIVLCGEAGQGIQSVEAILAQAIKKSGYNVFSTKEYMSRVRGGENSTELRVSSKRVMAYVDRIDILLSLSEGAVPHLKNRISESTIIMGDEKQLKSTSFENTLPIPLLEMAKEMGGAIFSNVIAAGVIACILNVPKTVFNESIKDIFGRKGEKIVNKDILAGTKGYEIGKNIMKSNRLNINVKTNENVFNEVLLNGTEAVGMGCIAGGCKFMSSYPMTPSTPLQSFMASNSDEFEMIFEQAEDEIAAINMALGGSYAGARSLVATSGSGFALMEEAVGLSGMIETPVVIYLAQRPGPAVGLPTRTSQEDLNLALYSGPGEFPRIIFAPGNLEDAFHISQRAFNLADKYQIPVFILSDQYFADIFYNTPMMDIDATKIEHYLIKTDKNYRRYQLTDDGISPRGIPGWGDGLVLVDSDEHDEEGHLTENLDIRDKMVEKRLKKLDLIEGDVLAPELIGSSDYEYLIIGWGSTYGSILEALNNLNQDKIGFLYFKQVYPLDKSVSDYLVKADKTIIFENNAQGQFADLIKLKTGHDLHKKVLKYNGMPFSVEEIEKHLKEFLEA, translated from the coding sequence ATGTCACAGAATTCTTCGTTGGATGATGTTAGCATAGTTCTTTGTGGTGAAGCTGGTCAAGGAATTCAATCAGTTGAAGCCATACTTGCTCAGGCAATTAAAAAATCTGGATACAATGTTTTTTCTACTAAAGAGTACATGTCCCGTGTTAGGGGTGGTGAAAATTCCACAGAACTGAGGGTATCCTCAAAAAGAGTCATGGCCTATGTAGACAGGATAGATATTCTACTATCATTGAGTGAGGGTGCAGTTCCACACCTCAAAAATAGGATATCAGAGTCCACAATCATCATGGGTGATGAAAAACAATTAAAATCAACCTCATTTGAAAACACCTTACCAATTCCACTTTTAGAAATGGCTAAAGAGATGGGCGGTGCAATTTTTTCAAATGTGATAGCGGCCGGAGTAATAGCATGTATTTTAAACGTTCCAAAAACAGTATTCAATGAATCAATTAAGGATATTTTCGGACGTAAAGGGGAAAAAATAGTAAATAAAGATATTTTAGCTGGAACTAAGGGTTATGAAATTGGAAAGAATATTATGAAATCCAACAGACTGAATATCAATGTAAAAACCAATGAAAATGTATTCAATGAAGTTCTTCTAAACGGAACAGAAGCAGTTGGTATGGGATGTATTGCAGGGGGATGTAAATTCATGTCTTCATACCCCATGACTCCTTCAACACCATTACAATCATTCATGGCATCAAATTCTGATGAATTTGAAATGATATTTGAACAGGCAGAAGATGAAATTGCAGCAATAAATATGGCCCTTGGAGGATCCTATGCAGGGGCAAGGTCCTTAGTTGCAACATCTGGAAGTGGATTTGCCCTTATGGAGGAAGCTGTTGGGCTTTCTGGAATGATAGAAACTCCTGTGGTGATTTATTTGGCACAAAGGCCAGGACCTGCAGTTGGACTTCCAACTAGAACCTCTCAAGAAGATCTGAACCTTGCACTTTATTCCGGGCCTGGAGAGTTTCCAAGGATAATATTTGCACCAGGAAACCTTGAAGATGCCTTCCATATTTCTCAACGGGCTTTTAATCTGGCTGATAAGTATCAAATTCCTGTGTTCATACTGTCAGACCAGTACTTCGCAGATATTTTCTACAACACACCCATGATGGACATCGATGCAACAAAAATAGAACATTATCTAATTAAAACAGATAAAAATTACAGGCGGTACCAGTTGACTGATGATGGAATATCACCTAGAGGTATTCCTGGGTGGGGTGATGGTCTTGTGCTGGTTGATTCAGATGAACATGATGAAGAAGGTCATCTAACAGAAAACCTTGACATCAGGGATAAAATGGTGGAAAAACGTCTTAAGAAATTGGATTTAATAGAGGGAGATGTTTTGGCTCCTGAACTTATTGGAAGTTCAGATTATGAATACTTAATTATTGGATGGGGATCAACCTACGGATCCATTCTGGAGGCTTTAAATAATTTAAACCAAGATAAAATCGGCTTTTTATATTTCAAACAGGTATATCCATTGGATAAATCAGTATCAGACTATCTTGTTAAGGCTGATAAAACCATTATTTTTGAAAATAATGCCCAGGGCCAATTTGCGGATCTTATCAAGCTAAAAACAGGGCATGATTTGCATAAAAAAGTTTTGAAATACAATGGAATGCCATTTTCAGTTGAAGAAATTGAAAAACACTTAAAAGAGTTTTTGGAGGCTTAA
- a CDS encoding helix-turn-helix domain-containing protein, which produces MKEKMIEIAQRVKELRELSDIETEDIAASLGVPIETYRNYEEGKLDIPASVLYEIAQILKVDMGLLLTGEETRMHIFTVTRKGKGVGVERRKQYKYENLAEKFIHKKAEPFIVTVKPRKDLGKPSTNSHPGQEFNYVIDGTLKLYIHDNEIVLEKGDSIFFDSSYEHAMEALSGEKAKFLAIIL; this is translated from the coding sequence ATGAAAGAGAAAATGATAGAAATTGCCCAGCGTGTAAAGGAATTGAGGGAACTTTCTGATATTGAAACCGAAGATATTGCAGCCAGTTTAGGTGTTCCTATTGAAACTTACAGGAACTATGAAGAAGGAAAACTGGATATTCCTGCAAGCGTACTCTACGAAATTGCACAAATTTTAAAGGTTGATATGGGGTTGCTCTTAACTGGTGAAGAAACCAGAATGCACATATTCACAGTTACAAGGAAGGGTAAAGGTGTAGGGGTAGAAAGGCGAAAACAGTACAAATACGAAAACCTCGCTGAAAAATTTATACACAAAAAAGCAGAGCCATTCATAGTTACTGTTAAACCAAGGAAGGATCTTGGTAAACCATCCACTAACTCACATCCGGGACAGGAATTCAACTACGTTATTGATGGAACACTTAAATTGTACATCCATGACAACGAGATCGTGCTTGAAAAGGGTGATTCAATATTCTTTGATTCATCTTATGAACATGCAATGGAAGCATTAAGTGGTGAAAAAGCCAAATTCCTTGCGATAATATTATAA
- a CDS encoding 3-methyl-2-oxobutanoate dehydrogenase subunit VorB: MATQLIKGNTAVIIGAMYAGCDCYFGYPITPATEILHEASKYFPMVGRKFVQAESEEAAINMVYGASAAGHRVMTASSGPGISLKQEGISFLAGAELPCVIVDIMRAGPGLGNIGPEQADYTQLVKGGGHGNYKNIVLAPDSVQEMCDFTMKAFDLADKYKNPVIILADGVLGQMVEPLQFPSEAVKPEIDTSWAVCGNHETKNNLVTSIFLDFDQLEDFNFKLQEKYDEIKAKEVDYDTYLVEDADIILVSYGISSRISRSAVEKARSMGIKAGLFRPKTLFPFPEKALNDIAQRDCSFISVEMSNGQMMEDIVLAIGCKRPVELVNRMGGNLVDIETVTNKIIEVSGGK, encoded by the coding sequence ATGGCAACACAACTCATTAAAGGAAACACAGCCGTTATAATAGGGGCCATGTACGCAGGATGTGACTGCTACTTTGGCTATCCAATCACACCAGCAACAGAAATCCTCCACGAGGCATCAAAGTACTTTCCAATGGTCGGAAGAAAATTTGTACAGGCAGAATCAGAGGAAGCAGCAATAAACATGGTATACGGAGCATCAGCCGCAGGTCACAGAGTTATGACAGCATCATCAGGTCCGGGAATAAGTTTAAAACAGGAAGGAATATCTTTCCTAGCCGGAGCTGAATTACCATGTGTAATTGTGGACATAATGCGTGCAGGCCCGGGACTGGGAAACATTGGACCTGAACAAGCAGATTACACTCAACTAGTCAAGGGAGGAGGCCATGGAAATTACAAAAACATTGTTCTGGCTCCAGACTCAGTTCAAGAAATGTGTGATTTTACTATGAAAGCATTTGATCTCGCAGATAAATACAAAAATCCCGTCATAATCTTGGCTGATGGAGTTCTAGGGCAAATGGTCGAACCACTCCAATTCCCAAGTGAAGCAGTCAAACCCGAGATTGACACATCATGGGCTGTTTGCGGAAATCATGAAACAAAAAATAATCTGGTAACATCTATATTCTTAGATTTTGACCAATTAGAAGACTTTAATTTCAAATTACAAGAGAAATATGATGAAATTAAAGCTAAAGAAGTGGATTATGATACTTACTTAGTTGAAGATGCCGATATCATCTTAGTTTCATACGGTATAAGTAGCAGAATATCTAGATCTGCAGTTGAAAAAGCCAGATCAATGGGAATTAAGGCAGGACTGTTCAGGCCAAAAACACTCTTCCCCTTCCCTGAAAAAGCACTAAATGACATTGCACAAAGAGATTGTAGTTTCATATCTGTTGAAATGAGTAATGGGCAGATGATGGAGGATATTGTACTTGCAATAGGATGTAAACGTCCTGTGGAACTTGTTAACAGGATGGGTGGAAATTTGGTGGATATTGAAACAGTAACCAACAAAATAATCGAAGTTTCAGGGGGAAAATAA
- a CDS encoding 2-oxoacid:acceptor oxidoreductase family protein, with amino-acid sequence MSNELKDEKILGKPETILSEFPRKGGSAPTATHYCSGCGHGILHKLIGEAVDDLKIQDRMVMTSPVGCAVFAYYYFDCGHVQVAHGRAPAVGTGLSRAEEDAVVILYQGDGDLASIGLNETIQAANRGEKMAVFFINNTVYGMTGGQMAPTTLIGEVTVTCQDGRDPRYTGYPLHMSELLNNLKAPVFIERVSLSDPSHIRKARRAVRKALEIQRDGKGYAFVELLSPCPTNLRQDAEGAEKFLNEQMEVEFPLANFRDRTAEVEPLCRESSDFSRESLDKIFDVGEESSLGAIDDPEFETKVVKISGFGGQGVLSMGLILAEAACKARRHVSWYPSYGPEQRGGTSNCTVIVSGEIIGSPVVYRSDILVALNRPSLEEFAERVKQGGTILYDEEIGDFKPPEGVKAIGVPALKIAKENGVGKAANTAMLGVLMEVSDDMSVDDFKSAISQTFAKKPHLIDLNLEVLYAAAEWARENFTKD; translated from the coding sequence ATGTCTAACGAACTAAAGGATGAGAAGATATTAGGAAAACCTGAAACCATTCTTAGTGAGTTTCCAAGGAAGGGTGGAAGTGCCCCAACAGCAACACACTACTGTTCTGGCTGTGGACATGGAATACTCCACAAACTGATAGGCGAAGCTGTTGATGATCTTAAAATTCAAGACAGAATGGTAATGACCAGTCCAGTGGGATGTGCAGTATTTGCATACTACTACTTCGACTGTGGCCATGTACAAGTTGCTCATGGAAGAGCACCGGCAGTAGGCACAGGTCTTTCAAGGGCAGAAGAAGATGCAGTTGTAATTCTCTACCAGGGGGACGGTGATTTAGCTTCCATAGGATTAAATGAAACCATTCAAGCAGCTAACAGGGGAGAAAAAATGGCAGTTTTCTTCATAAACAACACTGTTTATGGAATGACAGGGGGCCAAATGGCACCTACGACCCTGATTGGTGAAGTAACGGTCACATGTCAAGATGGAAGGGATCCTCGGTATACAGGCTATCCACTCCACATGTCTGAACTTTTAAACAATCTTAAAGCACCAGTCTTCATAGAAAGGGTATCACTGTCTGATCCTTCACACATTAGAAAGGCAAGAAGGGCTGTTAGGAAGGCTTTGGAGATCCAGAGGGATGGTAAAGGATATGCTTTTGTTGAACTGTTATCTCCTTGTCCAACCAACCTAAGGCAGGATGCTGAAGGTGCAGAGAAATTTTTGAATGAACAGATGGAGGTTGAATTTCCACTGGCAAATTTCAGAGATAGAACTGCAGAAGTTGAACCTCTCTGCAGGGAATCCAGTGATTTTTCAAGGGAATCACTGGACAAAATATTTGATGTGGGAGAGGAAAGTTCACTGGGAGCAATTGATGACCCTGAATTTGAAACCAAAGTGGTCAAGATATCTGGATTTGGGGGCCAAGGAGTTCTGAGCATGGGCCTTATACTGGCAGAAGCAGCATGTAAGGCACGTAGACATGTTTCATGGTATCCTTCCTACGGTCCTGAACAGCGAGGGGGAACATCGAACTGTACTGTAATTGTTTCAGGGGAAATTATAGGCTCACCAGTTGTTTACAGATCAGATATTCTGGTAGCACTAAACAGACCTTCCCTGGAAGAATTTGCAGAAAGGGTAAAGCAAGGTGGAACCATCTTATATGATGAAGAAATAGGAGATTTCAAACCACCTGAAGGTGTTAAAGCCATTGGAGTTCCTGCATTAAAAATTGCCAAGGAAAATGGTGTTGGGAAGGCAGCAAATACTGCCATGTTGGGAGTTTTAATGGAAGTATCTGATGATATGTCTGTGGATGATTTTAAGAGTGCTATTTCCCAAACATTTGCGAAAAAACCACATTTAATAGATTTAAATCTGGAAGTACTCTACGCAGCTGCAGAGTGGGCACGAGAAAATTTCACCAAGGATTGA
- the glmM gene encoding phosphoglucosamine mutase, with product MTIKRLFGTFGVRRIANQELTPEFASRLAAAYGSIVKGTVAVGGDPRTSTEMIKHAVIAGLLSAGCKVIDLGILPTPAVQFAVRNYYDGGVMITASHNPPKYNGLKFVDSDGIGIEEKWEQKIEAMFFDEEPVRVSWNAIEESTKNHGIVEEYIENVIERVDSQAIKEANLKVIVDCGSGAACFTTPYLLRRLGCQVTTMNCQPDGFFPGRNPEPTSENLEELKNVVKATGADLGIAHDGDADRTICIDENGEFVFGDKTFALVEKAMLKENGGGTIVTTVATSAAIYDIAEEYNGEVIATRVGDLLVARELKDQNGLFGGEENGGLIFPEFVYGRDAALSTAKIVEIMAKEAKPLSELIQELPKYCSAKLKVECADHQKSTVMDRIVEATSDHEVDTKDGVKILTEKGWVIIRPSGTEPIFRCFAEAQTEEDALKMAKWGISLVEENME from the coding sequence ATGACAATTAAACGATTATTTGGAACATTTGGAGTTAGGAGAATTGCTAATCAAGAATTAACACCAGAATTTGCTTCAAGACTTGCAGCAGCATATGGATCTATTGTTAAGGGAACAGTGGCTGTTGGAGGCGATCCAAGAACATCTACAGAAATGATCAAACATGCAGTGATTGCAGGACTTTTATCAGCAGGATGTAAGGTCATAGATCTTGGAATTTTACCTACTCCCGCAGTTCAGTTTGCAGTTAGAAACTATTATGATGGAGGGGTAATGATAACAGCATCACACAACCCTCCAAAATATAATGGACTTAAATTTGTTGATTCTGATGGAATAGGAATCGAAGAGAAATGGGAACAAAAAATTGAGGCAATGTTCTTCGATGAGGAACCTGTAAGGGTTTCTTGGAATGCTATTGAAGAATCAACTAAGAATCATGGTATTGTTGAGGAGTACATCGAAAATGTCATCGAAAGGGTGGACTCCCAGGCAATTAAAGAGGCCAATCTCAAGGTAATAGTTGATTGTGGAAGTGGAGCAGCATGTTTCACAACTCCCTACTTGTTGAGAAGGTTAGGGTGCCAGGTAACTACAATGAACTGTCAACCAGATGGATTTTTCCCTGGAAGAAATCCAGAACCAACATCTGAAAACTTGGAAGAACTGAAAAATGTTGTTAAAGCCACAGGGGCAGATCTTGGTATAGCTCATGATGGAGATGCAGATAGGACCATATGCATCGATGAAAATGGAGAATTTGTTTTCGGGGACAAAACATTTGCACTGGTTGAAAAGGCAATGCTCAAGGAAAATGGAGGCGGAACTATAGTAACAACTGTTGCTACTTCTGCTGCAATATATGACATTGCTGAGGAATATAATGGAGAAGTTATAGCCACCAGGGTGGGTGATCTTCTGGTTGCAAGGGAACTGAAGGATCAAAATGGACTTTTCGGAGGAGAAGAAAATGGAGGACTCATCTTCCCAGAATTTGTATATGGAAGGGATGCAGCTCTGTCCACAGCTAAAATAGTTGAAATCATGGCAAAAGAAGCTAAACCTCTGTCTGAACTCATTCAAGAACTTCCTAAATACTGTTCTGCAAAGTTGAAGGTTGAATGTGCAGACCATCAGAAATCGACTGTAATGGACAGGATCGTTGAAGCAACCTCAGATCATGAAGTGGATACCAAAGATGGAGTTAAAATATTAACAGAAAAAGGATGGGTAATTATCAGACCATCTGGAACCGAGCCAATATTCCGCTGTTTTGCAGAAGCTCAAACAGAAGAAGATGCATTAAAAATGGCTAAATGGGGCATATCTTTGGTTGAAGAAAATATGGAGTGA
- a CDS encoding 4Fe-4S dicluster domain-containing protein has translation MTEKKDKNEPYPVINALECKECERCVLACRKGVLKMSDSLNERGYHYVIYTGEGCTGCGDCYYTCPEPLAIEVHIPKKAKKKKEKEEDIEWQHNSLKETQPL, from the coding sequence ATGACAGAAAAGAAGGATAAAAACGAACCCTATCCTGTTATAAATGCATTAGAATGTAAGGAATGTGAAAGGTGTGTTTTAGCATGCCGAAAGGGTGTTTTAAAAATGAGTGATTCTCTAAATGAACGTGGATATCACTACGTAATTTACACAGGAGAAGGTTGTACAGGATGTGGGGATTGTTACTACACATGTCCTGAACCTTTAGCAATAGAAGTTCACATACCAAAAAAGGCTAAGAAGAAAAAAGAAAAGGAGGAAGACATAGAATGGCAACACAACTCATTAAAGGAAACACAGCCGTTATAA